The sequence CTTTGCATATTGTGTAAACAAATTCCAGTGCATGGGTATCAAAGTAAATATTATATTTAATAATATAACGTTTCAGGAGAAAGTTGCTTGTCAGTCAAATAGAGAACCTTATTTCAATATTCTTCGCTTGTTATCTTTCTGAATGTTTGAAAGTTTCTTGGTTTTTGCTTCTCATGGCTTTCGATTCCTTTCCAGTTTCTCCAAGTTAGAATGTTCTTCCAAGTCAATCCCCCATGTAGAGAACTGGAAAAATCCCCTCAGTGTTGtaaccaagttcaagtttattgccacatgtaTCAAGGtacagtggaaaagttcattttcTGAGCAATCCAGCTCGTCAGCCCATATACCATACAGCAGTTAAAAATGCAGTACACAGAGTTACAGAGATAGATCTGTTAGAACAGAGCAGGTGCAACATTACTTTCGAGGTTCATTCAGGTGTCCGATGCTGACTGAAAAGAAACTGTCCATGAATCTGAAGATgtgataagtttttaaaaaaacaagtcaATCTATTAAATGGCTGTTCCTGCTACCTTTGCTTTCTTCTGCATGCTGCCAGTGAGACCCAGCAACCAAAGCACTGACTACCAATGTTTCAGGGAGGTTCCTAGGAAGACACAGCTCTAGTGACctagattcaatcctgacctccagtgcagTCTATGTCtcgtttgcatgttctcccagcgactgcagaatcagaatttatccaaatttaatgtcatgaacatgtcacaaaatttgttgttttgtaacagcattgcagtgcaaatattgctataaattacatttcaaaataaataaataaatactccaATCCATCGCCCATGCGCCAGAAAATAGaagaaaataaggcagtgtctgcgCCTCATTCtacattcagaaacctgatggcagaggggaaagagCTGCCCTTAtgtcgtcttcaggctcctgtatctttttcctgatggtaccagtgtgaagagggcaagacctgggtggtgggcgtgcttgaggatagaggctgctttcttatgacaCCACCACCTCCTGTCGATGTCTTTCAgggttttctccagatgctccattttctcccacattccaaaggttaATTGGCTCTTGCAGGCTGTCTCTAATGTATGTGAGTTGTTGGGAATATGAggagaataaattaaaaaaaagggccAGTATAAAAGAGTGATGGTCAGCTTGCATATGGTGGTCTGAAGAGCCTGTTCCCATGCAATGTGGATGTATAGAGCAACCACCTGCCTTTTCTCTTTGGCACACAATGGCCTATTGGCTGAAGAAACAAGCAGACATTTGTGTCTTCCTGTcagagatatttttttttaatgtaatttttttttaaatttagacctacagcatggttacTGACCGTTTCGGCCCAGGAACCCATGCCGCcccattatacccaattgacctaaaccccccccaccccacccaagcaCATTTTTTTGAATgacgagaggaaaccagagcccccggggaatacccatgcagaaacggggagaacgtacaaatgtgggattcgaaccctggtcccgatcactggcgctgtaaccacgttgtactaactgctgtgctaaccattTAATGCTATTTTATTCTGAGACCACAGTCAGCCAAAGTCACCCTGAAGAAGAGACTGAGTGAGGCAGAAGGGTGTTAAATAGTGGCACAGATGCCAATCCAGCAAAAAGCAATTTTCCATCTTTGACCTTTGGTTTATGGCCATGAGATACCTGTGTTACTTTCCCACAGATGCATTTCCAGCACCAACACACACTGAATCAGTTTGCACTCACTAATTTTAGACGACTACAATTATCACTGATCAAACTTTTCACAATTGTCTAGGGCTTTGCTGTATATGTATGGGTTCTGCCGATGCAACATGGTTTTTAAgataagattggatagatttttgcaaagtAGTGAATTTAGGGGAtctgaggaaaaggcaggtaggtggaggtgagcctattatcagatcagccatgatctcattgaatggcggaacaggctcgataggccagatggcctacccctgctcctagttcttatcTAACGGTAGTGTTTGAGGCTTTTAGATTTACACATGAAGATGCAGGAAGTAAAGAGAAACAAATCATGTTCAGGCAGGagaaatttagtttaatttcACATTGTATTTGGTGTAGATATAATGGGCAAAAGGGCCAGTTCCTatcctgtactgttctgtgttctatcaATAGCGATGTAGTCTCAAGAAACCATTTTATCTATTTTCAATCattcaactttaaaataaattattttttaaatatcaaatcaatTTTAGAGATCTGCTGAAACAAAATAACATTCATTTTAATCCATTAATTTTATTAGCAgacttaaacaaaaaaaaggcAAACAGACAGATTCCTTAATGATTTCTGAAATGTATCTTGCAAAGATTTATTTTAGagtttatgttcacatttaactggTCTCAAACATTATCCAAATGTTGGAAAAACCTGTTGAAATTACCGTTTCCCCACTAAGTCAAAGACTTAGTTTATTTTCCTCTGTCCATCCAGGCTGATGgaccattttaaaaatgtacaaacttGTCACAGATGTCAGATAAGCCCAGAGCTTCAAATTCTTGGTGTAACTTGGACCTTGATGTGAATTCTTTCACGGCAAAGTTAGTAAGCCTAAAATGGAAATAGATTTTGATTAAAATCAACACTTCGCAcctgaatacagtaaaacccctgtatctgccacttattggtagatgacgaataagtgtattttccggttgcttgagacttactcttacaatgccaaactaaaatacctgcattaagaataaacagtttaaaaaaacagaCAAAAATGTTATACAGTACTTACACTGAAAAAACTTCACTTGCCTAAATATATAAAActtgaagcattttactttattttcattcacattctttgaaacCATTTAACCTCAAGCTCGACACATcgattctgtatctttacctttgctacataaaggacattgtttgacctgctgagcttctccagcaccttgtATTTTTATTTCAGCCACGATGTCTGCAGAATTTTATGCTTTCCTTCCAAcattaacattatagataattaaccccactcccccaaatttacagataaagactGATCGGGCCAACTCTTAACTaggcagagataaggagacactttaagagagtcacctcaacagcgagtggcatcaaccagctctttatcctgggcgacaccattgctgaATCACACAACTTGActcaaagcacgaccaaggcactccgctggctgaatatttgctcccatcttcaccaaaggtttatgtgctacttcacagaacatttacttttaacttgcgcattttttacctatttttttttggccagttgcttaAGGCCGCCAGATGCTTGGATTCtgaataccagggattttactgaattCTGAACATGCCAATTAATCTGCTCTGACACTCCAGAATGTGATGTCTATTGGTGGGGTTTTACCTGTACTGCCCTGCATGAAGTTTTTCTTCACAAAGAACATTCATCATTTTTTCCTTGCATCTTCTTCCACTGGAGTCCACATCCACCTTGGCTGTTTTTTCAAGAATAAGATAATCCTTCCATTTTAAGAACCAAATAAAAACATGAGTTAATTTACAAACAAGAAGGTGCAGAGAGTATTTGAGCAACGTAATGTTAAAAACAGCTTGCCAGTGGTAAATTTTTTCAACTCTTGGCCTTTACAAGATCATTTTCAACTGAAAGGCTTATTTCATCAGAATTTAGTGCAACAGAGCACAATGTTGATCTGCAGAGTTTACGTTCACCTGCAGCAGATGTATAAGTATCAAATTTATAATGGCAGGTAGAAATAAAATGCAACGCTCCCAACAATTCCACCAGTTTATCATGTGCTTATATTAAGCTTGGAGGTCGGGAAGGTCTCCAACTTGGTTAGTACTGAGTTTGCTGATCTTGGCTGGATTGGTACAAGGGAATCAAGCAATTTCAACATCCTCATTTACGAAGAAAGGATTTGTAATTAAACAGAAGTGCTCACAGCCCCTGTGCTTATGTAAATGTGTCAGGGAAATGTAGAACCTCAATTTAGTTTTCTTATCTGGTCAGAAATCATAGTAAATCCAGTGGCACCAAAACCAGCAACAAATCTTTGTTCCCACATCACCCTCCTCCAGCTTTCTCCACCATCACCTCTCTCAGCTCATTTTCCACCATTGCTCCCCCCCCAGCTCCACCCACATCTgtctttctctccccccaccccccccaccttcctcttGGGCACCTATCAATCACCCACTTCCGTCACCAAATTCCACTCCTCATCCTCCTCATCTGTCCGTCGTCCTTCAactcttctctgattcaccaatcgCCTTAGTCTCACtcttcccaccctctcctccttATCCTGCCTATATCCCCATTCAAcgatcagtcttgatgaaggggttCGACCTGAGATGTCATCAATTCCTGCCCCCTCTCACTAATGCTGTTTAACCCATTAAACTCCTTCAACAGGTCATTTTCTTGCAAGGAATCAACACCATTGTGGGGAACTGCTTGGTTGAGAATATtgacaagaaaaagaacaaagCATAACTGGATCAAACATACATGTCAAATCACATCACTGAACGTGAAATGGTAATACCTTGATATCTTTTCTCTCTCCTTGCAGAAGAATTAATATAAGTTTGCCCATGAACATCAGTCTTCCTGTGAGCCTTAGATTAGATGTCCACTTTTCTATGCATCTGATGTACTTTCCTTTGGCTCTCATATGATCCAATTTCAAAAGGACCATCCATATACCATCATCGCCAGTGGTCTGAAACTGTTGGTTATCTCCCTCATTGGCCTCACCCACCATTGGCTGGCCCAGGCTCTTCTCCGTGTTCTGCTGAAGCCACATCATCAGCTCATAGACCATGGACTGGGAAAGAAGAGTCTCTGCATACTGCAGCATGCTTTGCTTCAAGTCAGAGCACTGCTTGCGGCTAAGCTGATCTGAGCTGATGGAGATATCCGGCAGGGAGAATGGGTAGCCGGGGGATAAGTGAAAAGTAACGTTCAACTGCACTTTCTTTGTGTGGTGTTCACAGAGGTCACTGATTTGGAAAATGATCCCTTCAGATTCTGCAATGTATTGGACAAATTGTAAGTTACTACTGATTTAATAATGAATTCTGAAACTTTCTACAAAAATCTAAaggcagtaaaacccctggtatatgGAATCCATGGGGATTGGAAGAtaacagataagtgaattttccggatgCTTGAAATTGTGTTTTGTGAATGGCGAACTACCAGCAAGACACGCCAGTTTTAAACTTCAGTAATTTtttccctatttattttccgcaattattttttttgctggttgcttgaattccagataacatgggttttactgtacttcccAAAACAAAAGGGCAGGATATCAGGCATATAAACACTCAACACACTTATTACGAATATCCTCTCCTAGGTGGGGCAGAACAGCCATGGTTTTGACTGTAAGTTGCTGCAGGACTCCCTTGATTACTGAATCATGCAAGTAACACATCCTACAAAGACCATAAGGACACAACCAAATGGAACTTTTTATCTTGTATTGAGGGCCATAAACAAGGTGGAAATGATCTTGCACAGCAATGCTGTCGATGCAGGGCCAGACATAAGATGTACCACTTTCAGTTCTAATTTAACTTAAATCCGGGCCAGGAAACTCTCATTCCGTAACTCAAGTCACTGATTTCTCTCATTTGAAATCGATGCACTGAAAATTGGGGTTCGATCTCATTATTAATCCAACATTAATGAATAAATAAGCAAAATTAGATTAGTTAATATAAAAAATGTAGAATGTTTGTACACTGACCAGAATACAAGTAAAATTCATAGCAATAAAcatttttctcaagtggaatcaTCAAAATTGAGTAAAAGTGACCAAGGAACATTTTAATTGCAGTTGTAATGTGGGAAAATTGTGCAGTCAATTTAGTCTCCAAATAACAGTGAGAATTTAATTGTTTCTGGAGACGTAGGATGAGGGGAAAATATTAGCCAAGACTCCCATGAAAACTATTCAAGATGTATCGAATGATCTTTCCCACTCACCCACAAGAGATCAAATTAACACTGGATTAGACTCAACATCTCCAATTGTTATGAAATCCATCAATAAAATTTCTGCCAGCCTGCATTTTGTTCTCAAACCCCTGAAAAAATATGATCACTCACCACCCACCGATTTGGCTCAGTGACTATCGGCCATTGGCATTGACACCaactgtgatgaagtgctttgacaaGCTGATGACCGA comes from Narcine bancroftii isolate sNarBan1 chromosome 5, sNarBan1.hap1, whole genome shotgun sequence and encodes:
- the rwdd3 gene encoding RWD domain-containing protein 3, which gives rise to MPNSLHVPQTRSVQLIKPGGPGAPVTALRTRPGTRSMAAQPDQEVAALRAIYGRDFQLFSQSESEGIIFQISDLCEHHTKKVQLNVTFHLSPGYPFSLPDISISSDQLSRKQCSDLKQSMLQYAETLLSQSMVYELMMWLQQNTEKSLGQPMVGEANEGDNQQFQTTGDDGIWMVLLKLDHMRAKGKYIRCIEKWTSNLRLTGRLMFMGKLILILLQGERKDIKDYLILEKTAKVDVDSSGRRCKEKMMNVLCEEKLHAGQYRLTNFAVKEFTSRSKLHQEFEALGLSDICDKFVHF